One Synechococcus sp. CC9605 genomic window carries:
- a CDS encoding S8 family serine peptidase has protein sequence MSTIESEGSVELQVDSNGKAWIHNGSDLIQINRNDLGGHVSQDRGWWKVSAAETINGTNYVVDASPDGVYVWEMDSNWNFVRNSQTATPGSSAYNTIEINFNVDFNDDALIGIPTSIESEGSVELQVDSNGKAWINNGSDLIQINRNDLGGHVSQDRGWWKVSAAETINGTNYVVDASPDRVYVWEMDSNWNFVRNSQTATPGSSAYNTIEINFNVDFNDDALIGIPTSIESEGSVELQVDSNGKAWINNGSDLIQINRNDLGGHVSQDRGWWKVSAAETINGTNYVVDASPDRVYVWEMDSNWNFVRNSQTATPGSSAYNTIEINFNVDFNDDALIGVPTSIESEGSVELQVDSNGKAWINNGSDLIQINRNDLGGHVSQDRGWWKVSAAETINGTNYVVDASPDRVYVWEMDSNWNFVRNSQTATPGSSAYNTIEINFNVDFNDDALIGVPTSIESEGSVELQVDSNGKAWINNGSDLIQINRNDLGGHVSQDRGWWKVSAAETINGTNYVVDASPDRVYVWEMDSNWNFVRNSQTATPGSSAYNTIEINFNVDFNDDGEIGISDDYAENINTNGKVELNDPEMGDLEIAGDHDWFAITLTAGKSYQFDVFGINLDDPYLYFRSSNGSLISSDDDGGAGKNSRLLFNATSSGTFFLDVGAWADRGEGQYIISAVELAPVDDGDASFAITGIPEVGETLSITRTADDPDGNGSSQSVEWQISTDSSNWSTVATTNQLRLTEALANKQLRASVSYVDGENFSEQVFTNSVQVIDNSDDFPSSVDTHGVVHIGTSATGELEELADRDWFAIELEAGELYRFDLVGNSLRDPYLYLRGAAGELLTFDDDGGSGLNSQITFQASSDGRYFLDVGAYSDNTTGTYTLSATQLAPPAPGFNSTDGYGHANAKRAFENLLDISLSDQPALGGNLWGLDNVNAPEVWAGGSGFTGATGEDVTIAVIDTGVDINHSEFSGRMVAGYDFVDNDTTAEDGHGHGTHVAGTIAGANDGFGITGVAYDADIMPIRVLDNQGYGSLSDIIAGIRWAADNDADVINLSLGGGGYSQAMFDAVEHASISGSVVVMAAGNSGGSSPGYPAAHAVSYGMAIGAVDQNRAMASFSNRAGHNTMDYVTAPGVNIYSAIPGGGYANFSGTSMAAPHVAGIAGLLKSHDPNLSASRIETLLTQSASNVESNVNSLTEANSAEESIGSFNANNQNLITLETLDNFSSKSLRDPLIGSLSGNLNDRENTVESIKQKIDLERGNYADLDNFETLDTNEYIFSSLDFDNSINTDPKETLRELLSSNQFDYFEFDQTYTIV, from the coding sequence ATGTCCACCATTGAATCAGAAGGGTCCGTCGAACTTCAGGTCGATTCCAATGGCAAGGCCTGGATCCACAACGGCTCCGATCTCATCCAAATCAACCGCAATGATTTGGGTGGACACGTCAGCCAAGATCGTGGCTGGTGGAAAGTCAGTGCTGCTGAAACCATCAATGGCACCAACTATGTTGTTGATGCCTCCCCTGACGGTGTCTACGTCTGGGAGATGGATAGCAACTGGAACTTCGTTCGCAATAGCCAAACCGCGACACCAGGATCTTCTGCTTACAACACCATTGAGATCAACTTCAACGTTGACTTCAACGATGATGCTCTGATCGGCATCCCTACATCCATTGAATCAGAAGGGTCCGTCGAACTTCAGGTCGATTCCAATGGCAAGGCCTGGATCAACAACGGCTCCGATCTCATCCAAATCAACCGCAATGATTTGGGTGGACACGTCAGCCAAGATCGTGGCTGGTGGAAAGTCAGTGCTGCTGAAACCATCAATGGCACCAACTATGTTGTTGATGCCTCCCCTGACCGTGTCTACGTCTGGGAGATGGATAGCAACTGGAACTTCGTTCGCAATAGCCAAACCGCGACACCAGGATCTTCTGCTTACAACACCATTGAGATCAACTTCAACGTTGACTTCAACGATGATGCTCTGATCGGCATCCCTACATCCATTGAATCAGAAGGGTCCGTCGAACTTCAGGTCGATTCCAATGGCAAGGCCTGGATCAACAACGGCTCCGATCTCATCCAAATCAACCGCAATGATTTGGGTGGACACGTCAGCCAAGATCGTGGCTGGTGGAAAGTCAGTGCTGCTGAAACCATCAATGGCACCAACTATGTTGTTGATGCCTCCCCTGACCGTGTCTACGTCTGGGAGATGGATAGCAACTGGAACTTCGTTCGCAATAGCCAAACCGCGACACCAGGATCTTCTGCTTACAACACCATTGAGATCAACTTCAACGTTGACTTCAACGATGATGCTCTGATCGGCGTCCCTACATCCATTGAATCAGAAGGGTCCGTCGAACTTCAGGTCGATTCCAATGGCAAGGCCTGGATCAACAACGGCTCCGATCTCATCCAAATCAACCGCAATGATTTGGGTGGACACGTCAGCCAAGATCGTGGCTGGTGGAAAGTCAGTGCTGCTGAAACCATCAATGGCACCAACTATGTTGTTGATGCCTCCCCTGACCGTGTCTACGTCTGGGAGATGGATAGCAACTGGAACTTCGTTCGCAATAGCCAAACCGCGACACCAGGATCTTCTGCTTACAACACCATTGAGATCAACTTCAACGTTGACTTCAACGATGATGCTCTGATCGGCGTCCCTACATCCATTGAATCAGAAGGGTCCGTCGAACTTCAGGTCGATTCCAATGGCAAGGCCTGGATCAACAACGGCTCCGATCTCATCCAAATCAACCGCAATGATTTGGGTGGACACGTCAGCCAAGATCGTGGCTGGTGGAAAGTCAGTGCTGCTGAAACCATCAATGGCACCAACTATGTTGTTGATGCCTCCCCTGACCGTGTCTACGTCTGGGAGATGGATAGCAACTGGAACTTCGTTCGCAATAGCCAAACCGCGACACCAGGATCTTCTGCTTACAACACCATTGAGATCAACTTCAACGTTGACTTCAACGATGATGGGGAAATAGGTATAAGTGACGACTATGCTGAAAATATCAATACCAACGGGAAAGTTGAACTGAACGATCCGGAAATGGGGGATCTCGAAATAGCAGGAGACCACGATTGGTTCGCCATCACCCTAACCGCCGGGAAGAGCTATCAATTTGATGTTTTCGGGATCAATCTTGATGATCCTTATCTCTATTTCAGGAGTTCCAACGGATCTCTAATCAGCAGTGACGACGATGGCGGGGCAGGGAAGAATTCTCGGCTGTTATTCAATGCCACATCATCAGGCACTTTCTTCCTCGATGTTGGCGCATGGGCCGACCGCGGCGAAGGGCAATACATCATTTCTGCTGTTGAACTAGCTCCAGTGGATGACGGAGACGCTAGTTTCGCCATCACCGGCATTCCAGAAGTCGGCGAAACACTCTCCATCACTCGCACTGCAGATGATCCTGATGGCAATGGGTCATCACAATCAGTCGAGTGGCAGATATCCACTGACAGCAGCAACTGGTCCACCGTCGCCACAACCAACCAACTCAGGCTAACCGAAGCCTTGGCCAACAAGCAGCTTCGGGCTTCGGTGTCCTATGTCGACGGTGAAAACTTTTCCGAGCAGGTATTCACCAATAGCGTTCAAGTCATCGACAATAGCGATGACTTTCCTAGCTCTGTCGATACACATGGTGTAGTCCATATCGGTACGTCTGCGACAGGAGAGTTGGAGGAGCTCGCTGATCGTGACTGGTTTGCCATTGAACTAGAAGCCGGCGAACTTTATCGCTTTGATCTGGTCGGCAACAGCCTTCGTGATCCCTACCTCTATTTGCGCGGTGCCGCTGGTGAGCTCCTCACATTTGACGACGACGGCGGAAGCGGTCTGAATTCACAGATCACCTTCCAAGCCAGCTCCGACGGACGCTATTTCCTTGATGTGGGCGCCTATTCCGACAACACCACAGGCACCTACACCCTCTCTGCTACGCAGTTAGCGCCACCTGCACCTGGTTTCAACAGCACCGACGGGTATGGCCACGCGAATGCCAAACGGGCCTTCGAAAATCTACTGGATATCTCGCTGTCGGATCAGCCTGCCTTGGGGGGAAATCTCTGGGGACTCGACAATGTGAATGCCCCAGAGGTCTGGGCTGGAGGCAGTGGTTTCACCGGAGCCACAGGTGAAGACGTCACCATTGCGGTGATTGACACCGGAGTCGACATCAACCACAGCGAATTCAGCGGTCGCATGGTGGCGGGTTACGACTTCGTTGATAACGACACCACAGCAGAAGATGGCCACGGCCACGGGACCCACGTCGCCGGCACCATCGCAGGAGCAAACGATGGGTTCGGCATCACGGGTGTGGCCTATGACGCAGATATCATGCCGATTCGTGTTCTTGACAATCAGGGCTACGGCTCCCTATCCGACATCATCGCGGGTATTCGCTGGGCTGCAGACAATGACGCCGACGTAATCAATCTCTCTCTTGGAGGTGGCGGTTATAGCCAAGCCATGTTCGACGCGGTTGAACATGCCTCTATAAGTGGATCTGTTGTCGTAATGGCAGCAGGCAACAGTGGTGGAAGCTCTCCGGGCTATCCCGCCGCCCATGCCGTTTCCTATGGCATGGCAATCGGCGCTGTCGACCAGAACAGAGCCATGGCCAGTTTCTCGAACCGGGCCGGGCACAACACCATGGATTACGTCACTGCTCCGGGAGTCAACATCTACTCAGCAATCCCCGGTGGTGGTTACGCCAATTTCAGTGGCACCTCCATGGCAGCTCCTCATGTAGCGGGCATTGCCGGGCTACTCAAAAGCCATGACCCCAATTTGTCAGCGTCGAGGATTGAAACATTGCTGACGCAAAGCGCCAGCAATGTGGAATCGAACGTCAACTCCTTGACAGAAGCAAATTCTGCTGAAGAATCGATCGGCAGCTTCAATGCCAATAATCAGAATTTAATTACCCTAGAGACACTGGACAACTTCAGCTCAAAGTCGCTTAGAGACCCGCTCATCGGAAGCCTCAGCGGAAATCTTAATGATCGGGAAAACACCGTTGAGTCAATCAAACAAAAAATTGACCTTGAACGTGGAAACTACGCCGATCTAGACAATTTCGAAACATTGGACACCAATGAGTATATTTTCAGCAGTCTTGATTTCGATAACAGCATCAATACCGACCCAAAAGAGACACTAAGAGAGCTTCTATCCAGCAACCAATTTGACTATTTCGAATTTGACCAAACATACACTATCGTCTAA
- a CDS encoding NAD(P)-dependent oxidoreductase has protein sequence MPRICLLGTGHLGTSICLRLLKQGFEIAVWNRSPKNVERLLNRGAKLINDLDGAANESDALITTLRDGTVTQKVVYELGDLSGHCVIPMGTMGVSEIRNLDQQIRRQNGKCLEAPVLGSKPQALNGTLLVMAGGEAQVFKEQQPLLAHLCQDPLLVGPVGSGAATKLALNQLIASLTHSFSLSLQLIQRAGVPVETFMAILRPSALYAPTFDKKLQRMLDHTYADPNFSTALLRKDLRLFLEEATTAGLQDQGLSGLLSLLEQAKDTDLDEQDYCALHELTVLR, from the coding sequence ATGCCCCGCATTTGTTTACTCGGAACTGGACACCTGGGAACATCTATCTGTTTGCGATTGCTCAAACAAGGCTTTGAAATAGCTGTCTGGAATCGCAGCCCAAAAAACGTTGAACGACTCTTGAACAGAGGGGCAAAGTTGATTAATGATTTAGATGGTGCCGCAAACGAATCCGATGCCTTAATTACAACACTCCGCGATGGCACTGTCACCCAAAAGGTTGTCTACGAACTCGGTGATCTAAGTGGGCATTGCGTGATCCCGATGGGAACCATGGGCGTGAGCGAAATCCGCAACCTGGATCAACAAATTCGACGCCAAAACGGAAAGTGCCTGGAAGCTCCGGTGCTCGGCAGCAAACCCCAGGCCCTCAATGGCACCCTGCTGGTGATGGCCGGCGGCGAAGCGCAGGTCTTCAAAGAGCAACAGCCACTTCTCGCCCACCTCTGCCAGGACCCCCTGCTCGTGGGACCGGTAGGTAGCGGCGCTGCCACCAAGCTGGCTCTCAATCAGTTGATCGCCAGCCTCACCCACAGCTTCTCCCTGTCCCTGCAACTGATTCAGCGGGCCGGCGTGCCTGTGGAAACGTTCATGGCCATCCTGCGGCCGTCAGCGCTCTATGCCCCCACCTTCGACAAGAAGTTGCAGCGGATGCTGGATCACACCTACGCCGATCCCAACTTCAGCACCGCCCTGCTGCGCAAAGACCTGCGCCTGTTCCTGGAGGAAGCCACAACCGCTGGGCTCCAAGACCAGGGGCTGAGCGGTTTGCTGTCCCTACTTGAACAAGCCAAGGACACCGACCTGGATGAGCAGGACTACTGCGCTCTGCATGAACTCACGGTTCTGAGATGA
- the queC gene encoding 7-cyano-7-deazaguanine synthase QueC yields MSQRTAIALLSGGLDSATAAALALEQGDRVIGLSFDYGQRHLRELDAAAAVAQQLGLAEHHCISVNLASWGGSALTDASISIPTDGVEEGRIPPTYVPGRNTVFISVGLSLAEARGAERLVLGVNAVDYSGYPDCRPDYLNAFQTLADLASKAGREGHGAQLWAPLVQWSKVRIVEEALRLGVPIETTWSCYSGGTHPCGVCDSCRIRDAALREAGRPDLCSSTAA; encoded by the coding sequence ATGAGTCAACGCACTGCCATCGCGCTGCTCTCGGGGGGTTTGGATTCCGCCACCGCTGCAGCCCTTGCCCTTGAACAGGGCGACCGCGTCATCGGCCTGTCCTTTGACTACGGTCAGCGCCATCTCCGCGAATTGGACGCCGCTGCTGCCGTTGCACAGCAGCTTGGCTTGGCAGAGCATCACTGCATCAGCGTGAATCTGGCCAGTTGGGGGGGCTCAGCCCTCACCGACGCCAGCATCTCGATACCCACCGATGGCGTAGAGGAAGGCCGCATCCCGCCCACCTATGTGCCCGGGCGCAACACCGTGTTCATCTCCGTGGGCCTCAGCCTGGCGGAGGCTCGTGGAGCCGAGCGGTTGGTGCTGGGCGTGAATGCCGTCGACTACTCGGGTTACCCCGACTGCCGGCCCGACTACCTCAACGCCTTTCAGACCCTGGCCGACCTGGCCAGCAAAGCCGGTCGGGAAGGCCATGGTGCCCAACTCTGGGCGCCCCTGGTGCAGTGGAGCAAGGTGCGCATCGTTGAGGAAGCCCTTCGCCTGGGTGTTCCGATCGAAACAACCTGGAGCTGCTACAGCGGCGGCACGCACCCCTGCGGCGTCTGCGACAGCTGCCGCATCCGTGATGCAGCGCTCCGCGAAGCAGGCCGGCCTGACCTCTGCAGTTCCACAGCGGCATGA
- a CDS encoding anthranilate synthase component I family protein, giving the protein MIRPHRLELPWQEPQSLAHQLAHAYGEEGMVWLDGDGSSLGRRATLAVAPQEIICCRGLPDEPGASNPFEALRGLAPGHWCGWLSYEAAAWVEPGNPWASDGMATLWIARHDPVLRFDLQKRRLWIEASSTAALDRLTQQLASVTEQPKGKPPSIPLTAWHHHTSADHYAAGVQRIRDLIAAGDLFQANLTACCSTAWPQGGNALELFVTLREACPAPFAGLIISDQNEALLSSSPERFLQVSAEGAVQTRPIKGTRPRHGDPEQDANLATELVCSDKDRAENVMIVDLLRNDLGRACQPGSIQVPQLVGLESYASVHHLTSVVEGQLQAGLSWVDLLEASWPGGSISGAPKLRACQRLHELEPTSRGPYCGSLLRIDWDGSFDSNILIRSLLRQGDTLRAHAGCGIVADSDPLGEAEELMWKLQPLLEALA; this is encoded by the coding sequence ATGATCCGCCCACACCGGCTTGAGCTGCCCTGGCAGGAGCCCCAATCCCTCGCGCACCAACTGGCCCATGCCTACGGCGAGGAAGGGATGGTCTGGCTGGATGGCGACGGCAGCAGCCTGGGCCGACGGGCCACCCTGGCAGTGGCACCCCAGGAGATCATCTGCTGCCGCGGTCTCCCCGACGAGCCAGGAGCCAGCAATCCCTTCGAGGCACTGCGGGGACTGGCCCCAGGGCATTGGTGCGGCTGGCTGAGCTATGAAGCCGCCGCCTGGGTGGAACCGGGAAACCCCTGGGCCAGCGACGGCATGGCCACGCTGTGGATCGCCCGCCACGATCCGGTGCTTCGCTTTGATCTGCAAAAGCGCAGGCTGTGGATCGAAGCCAGCAGCACGGCTGCTCTGGACCGCCTCACCCAACAGCTGGCCTCCGTCACTGAGCAGCCCAAAGGCAAGCCCCCATCCATCCCCCTGACGGCCTGGCATCACCACACCTCAGCAGATCACTACGCCGCAGGTGTGCAGCGCATCCGTGATCTGATCGCGGCAGGCGATCTCTTCCAAGCCAATCTCACGGCTTGTTGCAGCACAGCTTGGCCCCAGGGAGGCAATGCCCTCGAGCTGTTTGTCACCCTTAGGGAAGCCTGCCCTGCTCCCTTTGCAGGGCTGATCATCAGCGACCAAAACGAGGCGTTGTTGTCATCGTCCCCGGAGCGGTTTCTGCAGGTGAGTGCCGAGGGAGCTGTACAAACCCGGCCGATCAAAGGCACCAGGCCTCGCCATGGCGACCCCGAACAGGATGCGAATCTCGCCACGGAACTCGTGTGCAGCGATAAGGACCGGGCCGAGAACGTGATGATCGTCGACCTGCTGCGGAATGACCTCGGTCGTGCCTGCCAGCCGGGTTCGATCCAGGTTCCCCAACTGGTGGGGCTCGAAAGTTACGCCTCCGTGCATCACCTCACCTCGGTCGTGGAGGGACAGCTGCAGGCCGGGTTGAGCTGGGTCGATCTCCTGGAAGCCAGTTGGCCTGGGGGGTCGATCAGCGGGGCGCCGAAACTGCGGGCCTGCCAACGTTTGCATGAGCTCGAGCCCACCAGCCGAGGGCCTTACTGCGGATCACTGCTGCGGATCGACTGGGACGGCAGCTTCGACAGCAACATCTTGATCCGATCTTTACTGCGCCAAGGCGACACCCTGCGGGCCCATGCCGGCTGCGGAATTGTCGCCGACTCGGATCCCCTTGGCGAAGCAGAGGAGTTGATGTGGAAACTGCAGCCATTGCTGGAGGCGCTGGCATGA
- a CDS encoding aminotransferase class IV, with protein sequence MTTSVAWIEGQWGTAASLQLPLDDRALLLADGLFETVLIRNGGAQLLQEHLQRWSESAALLGMDPPPQRNALEPLITEAIQRSQLSEADGALRLNWSRGSTPQRGIALPAPGHHRFWLTLQACAPTFSAVSTITSRHERRNASSRLSRCKTFAYGQSIQARREAQDQGAEDALLLNTAGALCCGTAANLLVRRRGQWLTPPLSSGCLPGVMRGRALARGIAVETELAAAFDADDQAVLINSLSCRPIASHNGKPMAATSTAVDLWQSLLH encoded by the coding sequence ATGACCACATCAGTCGCCTGGATCGAGGGCCAGTGGGGAACAGCTGCAAGCCTGCAGCTTCCCCTCGACGACCGCGCCCTGCTCCTGGCCGATGGCCTCTTTGAAACCGTGCTGATCCGCAACGGTGGGGCGCAACTCCTGCAGGAACATCTGCAGCGATGGAGCGAGAGTGCGGCCCTGCTGGGCATGGACCCACCACCGCAGCGAAACGCGCTGGAGCCTCTGATTACAGAAGCGATTCAGCGAAGCCAACTGAGCGAAGCCGATGGAGCCCTGCGCCTCAACTGGAGCCGGGGCAGCACACCCCAACGCGGAATCGCACTGCCGGCTCCAGGGCACCACCGCTTTTGGCTCACGCTCCAGGCCTGTGCACCAACGTTTTCAGCCGTCAGCACCATCACCAGTCGCCATGAACGCCGCAATGCTTCCAGCCGCTTGAGCCGATGCAAAACCTTCGCCTACGGGCAATCGATCCAGGCACGCAGGGAAGCCCAGGACCAAGGGGCCGAAGACGCTCTGCTCTTGAACACGGCTGGAGCTCTGTGCTGCGGAACGGCGGCCAATCTGCTGGTCCGGCGACGCGGACAGTGGCTGACACCGCCCCTCAGCAGCGGCTGTCTCCCGGGGGTGATGCGGGGCCGTGCACTCGCCCGAGGCATCGCGGTGGAAACCGAGCTGGCGGCCGCGTTCGATGCCGACGATCAGGCTGTTCTGATCAACAGCCTCAGCTGTCGACCGATCGCATCCCACAACGGCAAACCGATGGCGGCAACGTCGACTGCAGTGGATCTATGGCAATCACTACTCCATTGA
- a CDS encoding HAD-IIB family hydrolase, with protein sequence MTASGEQAWWVVTDLDGTLLDHSYDWSPAKDLIRQLQQHRIPVIPCTSKTAEEVRGFRAEAGLHDPYIVENGGAVHGETPAGEPWELPLGPDWTALKPQLQRLEAELGEPLRPLDELSEEDGQRLLGLGGEALRQAQRRCCSVPFVPPSAEGRHRLEALVQRMGLTVVQGNRMGHLLGPDISKGKALATLKRHLGAEQVQVLALGDSPNDLPLLEVADIAVVVPGPDGPHPELNSGIAAGRFQLAAAPHAHGWDEAVRRILRI encoded by the coding sequence ATGACCGCGAGTGGCGAGCAGGCGTGGTGGGTGGTGACCGATCTCGACGGCACGTTGCTGGATCACAGCTACGACTGGTCGCCGGCCAAGGATCTGATCCGTCAGCTGCAACAGCACCGGATTCCAGTGATTCCCTGCACCAGCAAAACGGCCGAGGAAGTGCGCGGCTTTCGCGCCGAGGCGGGGCTTCATGACCCATACATCGTTGAAAACGGTGGCGCCGTGCACGGGGAAACCCCGGCAGGGGAGCCTTGGGAGCTGCCGTTGGGCCCGGATTGGACGGCGCTGAAACCTCAGTTGCAGCGTCTTGAGGCCGAGTTGGGTGAGCCCCTGCGTCCATTGGATGAACTCAGTGAAGAGGATGGGCAGCGGTTGTTGGGGCTTGGCGGTGAAGCTTTACGCCAGGCCCAGCGGCGCTGTTGCAGCGTGCCTTTTGTGCCGCCCTCGGCGGAGGGGCGTCACCGGCTTGAGGCCCTGGTGCAGCGGATGGGCCTGACGGTGGTGCAGGGCAACCGCATGGGTCACCTGCTGGGCCCAGACATCAGCAAAGGCAAGGCTTTGGCCACCCTGAAGCGACATCTGGGTGCTGAGCAGGTGCAGGTCTTGGCTTTGGGGGATTCACCCAACGATCTGCCGTTGCTCGAGGTGGCCGACATTGCTGTTGTTGTGCCCGGGCCCGATGGCCCCCATCCCGAGTTGAATTCCGGGATCGCTGCCGGACGTTTCCAGCTGGCGGCAGCCCCCCATGCCCATGGCTGGGACGAGGCTGTGCGCCGGATTCTTCGGATCTAG
- a CDS encoding alpha-amylase family glycosyl hydrolase, with protein sequence MQPPRDETLRTLLGDLYPVDSSGDGQELSSQLLQILSESSGDGDKAEPTERWDGRDVVLITYADTIGDEGGPGLQALKSFVNRHLQPFAAVIHVLPFLESTSDGGFAVASHTKLEQRFGDWSDLAALSQGRRLMADLVLNHVSASHPWVQQFMRDEQPGRSCVLEAAPDPCWADVVRPRSSNLFTQLRGAKGSRQVWTTFGPDQVDLNWRSVEVLLGFARLMQRMARHGVRWIRLDAVGFVWKEPHTSCIHLPQAHQLVRVLRLLLDQVGPDGVVVTETNVPEQENLSYLRSGDEAHLAYNFPLPPLLLEASVSGRADLLNAWLSRWPDLPPQTGLLNFTACHDGVGLRPLEGLMPQKRLLQLLIGCEQRGGLVSHRMLSSGEEVPYEINISWWSAMADGGIDPTHLQRERFLLTQLLILALPGVPAFYLPALLAAPNDLTRFRRTGHRRDLNRPQFTAQALERRLADPDSDVFALLPVLRRALAERAVHPALHPDAPMTVLSTDRSDCVILRRSRGGETLVAVHNVTSARLSFRLRGLGGDLNQPWADCLSGHVFEPHQSHSLEPYAVHWLVQP encoded by the coding sequence ATGCAGCCCCCGCGCGACGAGACGCTGCGGACCCTGCTTGGCGATCTGTACCCCGTTGATTCTTCCGGGGATGGCCAGGAGTTGTCGTCGCAATTGCTGCAGATCTTGAGCGAATCGTCAGGAGATGGCGATAAGGCAGAACCCACGGAGCGCTGGGATGGCCGCGATGTGGTCTTGATCACCTACGCCGACACCATTGGCGATGAGGGTGGGCCTGGTCTTCAAGCGCTGAAGTCGTTTGTGAATCGCCATCTGCAGCCCTTCGCAGCGGTGATTCATGTGCTGCCGTTCTTGGAATCCACCAGTGACGGCGGTTTTGCGGTGGCCAGCCACACGAAACTCGAGCAGCGTTTCGGCGATTGGAGCGACCTTGCTGCCCTCTCCCAGGGCCGACGGCTGATGGCCGATCTCGTTCTTAATCACGTGTCGGCCTCTCACCCCTGGGTGCAGCAGTTCATGCGCGATGAGCAGCCCGGCCGCTCCTGTGTCCTGGAAGCAGCCCCCGATCCCTGCTGGGCGGATGTGGTTCGTCCGCGCAGCTCAAATCTGTTCACGCAATTGAGGGGGGCCAAGGGGTCGCGACAAGTCTGGACCACCTTTGGTCCAGATCAGGTGGATCTCAACTGGCGCAGTGTGGAGGTGCTGCTGGGCTTTGCCCGTCTCATGCAGCGGATGGCCCGGCATGGGGTGCGTTGGATCCGTCTGGATGCCGTGGGTTTTGTCTGGAAGGAACCCCACACTTCATGCATTCATCTGCCGCAGGCCCATCAACTGGTTCGGGTGCTGCGTCTGCTGCTCGATCAGGTGGGTCCCGATGGCGTTGTGGTTACGGAAACCAACGTGCCGGAGCAGGAAAATCTCTCCTATCTGAGGAGTGGTGATGAAGCGCATCTCGCTTACAACTTTCCCCTGCCGCCCTTGCTGCTGGAGGCCAGTGTCAGTGGTCGGGCTGACTTACTCAATGCCTGGCTGAGTCGTTGGCCAGACTTGCCGCCGCAGACAGGGCTGCTCAATTTCACCGCCTGTCATGACGGGGTCGGTTTAAGACCCCTGGAGGGTCTGATGCCCCAGAAGCGCTTGCTGCAGCTGTTGATCGGCTGCGAGCAACGGGGTGGACTGGTCAGCCACAGGATGCTCAGTTCCGGTGAGGAGGTCCCTTACGAGATCAACATCAGCTGGTGGAGTGCCATGGCGGATGGGGGGATTGATCCCACGCATCTCCAAAGGGAGCGCTTTCTGCTCACCCAGCTGTTGATCCTGGCCTTGCCAGGTGTCCCTGCCTTCTATCTGCCGGCGTTGCTGGCGGCTCCCAATGATTTGACTCGCTTTCGCCGCACGGGCCATCGCCGGGATCTGAATCGGCCCCAATTCACGGCCCAGGCGCTGGAGCGTCGCCTGGCGGATCCCGATTCAGATGTCTTCGCGCTGCTGCCGGTGTTGCGGCGGGCTCTGGCTGAACGGGCTGTTCACCCGGCCTTGCACCCGGATGCCCCGATGACGGTGCTGAGCACGGACCGTAGTGATTGCGTCATTCTGCGGCGCTCCCGTGGGGGGGAAACGCTGGTGGCTGTTCACAACGTCACGTCAGCGCGCCTCAGCTTTCGCCTCAGGGGCCTGGGTGGTGATCTGAACCAGCCCTGGGCCGATTGCCTGAGCGGTCATGTGTTCGAACCACATCAGTCGCATTCGCTAGAGCCTTATGCGGTGCATTGGTTGGTTCAGCCATGA